The Alteriqipengyuania halimionae genome contains a region encoding:
- a CDS encoding Do family serine endopeptidase produces MRYAYGVTTALLLGGATLTLATGYPAGAQVAQNEDSAMSRMAPRAGAPGSFADLTEQLQPAVVNISTTQRVRVPNNPFAGSPLADLFGNRGDETTREGSSLGSGFLVSADGYIVTNNHVVAPRGNADLTSITVSMVDGTEYEAELVGRDAASDLAVLKIERSEAFPFVKFGDSTTTRVGDWVIAIGNPFGLGSTVTSGIISAVYRNTGSGGAYDRYLQTDAAINRGNSGGPMFDLQGNVIGINNAILSPSGGNVGIGFAIPADIAAPIVERLREGKAIERGYLGVQISPVTDELADSLGIRAGRGEFVQAVEPGGAAADAGIQAGDVIVKIDGKEVTPEQTLSFIVANIKPGSSIPIELIRRGENEKITATVGKRPTEEQLAAQGFGQEEEDDEDALNRAPQRQGAGLIEDSLGVSVLPMTGQIARQLGLPRDTSGLVISVVDPRSNAGQIGLRRRDVILAADQRKVNTVEELEAIIEEFKDGNRSSILLEVQRPGQRPRFVPVKLR; encoded by the coding sequence ATGCGCTATGCCTATGGAGTGACCACCGCCCTGCTGCTGGGAGGCGCCACCTTGACGCTGGCCACCGGCTATCCCGCAGGAGCCCAGGTCGCGCAGAACGAGGATTCGGCAATGTCGCGGATGGCCCCGCGCGCCGGAGCCCCCGGCAGCTTCGCCGACCTGACCGAGCAACTGCAGCCCGCCGTGGTCAACATTTCGACCACGCAGCGTGTGCGCGTACCCAACAATCCCTTCGCCGGCAGCCCGCTGGCAGACCTGTTCGGAAATCGCGGCGACGAGACGACCAGGGAAGGCAGTTCGCTGGGTTCGGGCTTCCTGGTTTCGGCGGATGGTTACATCGTCACCAACAACCATGTGGTGGCCCCGCGCGGCAATGCCGACCTGACCTCGATCACCGTCAGCATGGTGGACGGCACAGAATACGAAGCCGAACTGGTCGGCCGTGACGCCGCATCGGATCTCGCCGTGCTGAAGATCGAACGATCGGAAGCGTTTCCGTTCGTCAAATTCGGCGATTCGACAACGACGCGCGTCGGCGACTGGGTGATCGCGATCGGCAATCCCTTTGGCCTCGGCTCGACCGTGACGTCCGGCATCATCTCGGCCGTCTATCGCAACACCGGTTCGGGCGGCGCCTACGACCGCTATCTGCAGACCGATGCTGCAATCAATCGCGGCAATTCGGGCGGCCCGATGTTCGATCTGCAAGGCAATGTAATCGGGATCAACAACGCGATCCTCTCGCCCTCGGGCGGGAATGTCGGGATCGGTTTTGCGATTCCCGCCGACATTGCGGCACCAATCGTCGAGCGTCTGCGCGAAGGTAAGGCGATCGAGCGCGGCTATCTGGGTGTCCAGATATCTCCGGTGACCGACGAGCTGGCTGATTCGCTCGGGATCCGTGCAGGACGCGGCGAATTCGTCCAGGCGGTGGAACCCGGCGGCGCTGCAGCCGATGCCGGCATCCAGGCCGGCGACGTGATCGTGAAGATCGACGGCAAGGAGGTCACCCCCGAACAGACGCTTAGCTTTATCGTCGCCAACATCAAGCCCGGGTCGAGTATCCCGATCGAGTTGATCCGTCGCGGCGAGAACGAGAAAATTACCGCCACGGTCGGCAAGCGCCCGACCGAGGAACAGCTCGCCGCGCAGGGCTTCGGCCAGGAAGAGGAGGACGACGAGGACGCGCTGAATCGCGCGCCCCAGCGCCAGGGTGCCGGCCTGATCGAAGATTCGCTCGGCGTCTCGGTGCTCCCGATGACCGGGCAGATCGCCCGCCAACTCGGCCTCCCGCGCGATACGAGCGGCCTGGTCATCAGCGTGGTCGATCCGCGTTCGAATGCCGGCCAGATCGGCCTGCGTCGTCGCGACGTAATCCTCGCCGCCGACCAGCGCAAGGTGAACACGGTCGAGGAACTCGAAGCGATCATCGAAGAATTCAAGGACGGCAATCGCAGCTCGATCCTGCTCGAAGTCCAGCGCCCCGGCCAGCGGCCGCGCTTCGTGCCGGTCAAGTTGCGCTAA
- a CDS encoding Mrp/NBP35 family ATP-binding protein — MAVNEELLERLPEDLRARVQSARLTQARAIVVMDAGGLDAAAREALESAVKSALAGAEGVDEVHVALTADKQRRRMIAIGSGKGGVGKSTLAANLAVAMARRGRKVGLVDADIYGPSQQRLLKTEGQKPTASKEQLRPLQTESGVALLSMGNLVEQDRAIAWRGPMASGALGQLVDADWGETELLIVDLPPGTGDVQLTMIQKHKPDGAVIVSTPQDLALMDATRAMNLFNAADVPIVGFVENMAGYICPHCGEMSDPFGSGGAEAVANQIDVPFLGRIPLDIAIRLASDAGEPIASGDDVRGRAFDAIAGRLEAWLAAG; from the coding sequence ATAGCCGTGAATGAAGAGTTATTGGAGCGATTGCCCGAAGACCTGCGCGCCCGCGTCCAGTCGGCGCGGCTGACGCAGGCGCGCGCAATCGTGGTGATGGATGCCGGCGGGCTTGATGCCGCAGCGCGCGAGGCGCTGGAAAGTGCCGTAAAATCAGCGCTGGCCGGTGCCGAAGGCGTGGACGAGGTGCATGTCGCGCTGACGGCGGACAAGCAACGCCGTCGGATGATCGCGATCGGATCGGGCAAGGGTGGGGTCGGCAAATCGACGCTTGCCGCCAATCTCGCGGTTGCGATGGCGCGTCGGGGGCGCAAGGTCGGGCTGGTCGACGCCGATATCTACGGCCCCTCGCAGCAACGCCTGCTGAAGACCGAAGGCCAGAAGCCGACCGCGAGCAAAGAGCAATTGCGCCCGCTGCAGACCGAGAGCGGGGTCGCGCTGCTGTCGATGGGCAATCTCGTCGAACAGGATCGCGCAATCGCCTGGCGCGGGCCGATGGCGTCGGGCGCGCTTGGCCAGCTGGTCGATGCTGACTGGGGCGAAACCGAATTGCTGATCGTCGATCTGCCTCCGGGTACCGGGGATGTGCAGCTGACGATGATCCAGAAGCACAAGCCCGATGGCGCGGTGATCGTCTCCACCCCGCAGGATCTGGCGCTGATGGATGCAACCCGCGCAATGAACCTGTTCAACGCCGCCGACGTCCCGATCGTGGGGTTCGTCGAGAACATGGCGGGCTATATTTGCCCGCATTGCGGCGAGATGTCCGATCCTTTCGGCAGCGGCGGTGCCGAAGCGGTGGCGAACCAGATCGACGTGCCATTCCTCGGGCGCATCCCGCTCGATATCGCGATCCGGCTGGCGAGCGATGCGGGTGAACCGATTGCCAGCGGCGACGACGTTCGCGGACGCGCCTTCGATGCGATCGCCGGAAGGCTGGAAGCGTGGCTGGCGGCGGGCTGA
- a CDS encoding PBP1A family penicillin-binding protein: MPTESRKRRRKSARPSRRAPAAVTGWKLWLKRLFLWGAGIAILCALVLGIAVAVTMKGLPSYNQLRQSQNGQTIVVRARDGSQLVSLGPSYGEWIPYDHIPQVMKDAMVSVEDRRFDMHPGIDPIGLTRAAWVSVTTGTGMRATSTITQQLARNIFLNSSRTLDRKAREGVLAMALEAKFSKEQILELYLNKVYFGGGAYGIDSASRRFFGHSAETLSLEEAAIIAGLVKAPSRYSPTADADAAVRRAGIVLRTMAANGYITEGQAGAVDIDTVDIKEDAGGNAVRYFTDWVLPQLDVLIPVTYEPIEVWTTLDPALQETASKALNAHAPDGAQGALVSMDRDGAILAMVGGKDYVDSNYNRATQALRQPGSAWKLFVYLAALEAGYTPDDRVVDEKITIDGWTPRNSNGSYSGEMDVRAAFAYSKNTVAAKLGYEVGFSTVANMARRFGISTPINTLPAMVLGTSEVRVLDMTRAFAGISARGRSVEPYGIVRVRSSSGETLYEHRPARQQQLVPDYVAAGITDLLQTTVNIGSGRAANIGRPVAGKTGTTSSNKDGWFVGFSSGVTTGVWMGRDDAKAVRGLAGGAAPARAFAEFMRQAVAKRPVEQFDTDLSLPEWQLEPDEEDPYGDPGDYYYVDENGNIIDPNEVDDFFNRGERRPEGIETPEGGRESPPPAVDPDFLDRAINGPRPTAPQQRETPPRDAPPPKQRPAPSPEPSPRTTSRPVTQPID; encoded by the coding sequence ATGCCGACTGAATCGCGCAAACGCCGCCGCAAAAGCGCCCGTCCCAGCCGAAGAGCGCCCGCCGCTGTCACTGGCTGGAAGCTCTGGTTGAAACGGCTCTTCCTGTGGGGCGCGGGGATTGCGATCCTCTGCGCGCTGGTGCTCGGCATTGCGGTGGCGGTCACCATGAAGGGGCTGCCGAGCTACAATCAGCTGCGCCAGAGCCAGAACGGCCAGACGATCGTGGTCCGCGCGCGCGACGGCTCGCAACTCGTCTCGCTCGGCCCGAGCTATGGCGAGTGGATTCCCTACGACCACATCCCGCAGGTGATGAAGGACGCGATGGTCTCGGTCGAAGACCGCCGGTTCGACATGCACCCGGGGATCGATCCGATTGGCTTGACGCGAGCGGCCTGGGTTTCGGTGACCACGGGCACGGGCATGCGGGCGACATCGACGATCACCCAGCAGCTGGCGCGCAACATCTTCCTCAATTCCAGCCGCACGCTCGACCGCAAGGCGCGCGAAGGGGTGCTGGCGATGGCGCTCGAGGCGAAGTTTTCGAAGGAACAGATCCTCGAACTCTATCTCAACAAGGTCTATTTCGGCGGCGGCGCTTACGGCATCGACAGTGCGAGCCGGCGGTTCTTCGGCCATAGCGCCGAGACGCTCAGCCTCGAGGAAGCGGCGATCATTGCCGGACTGGTGAAGGCCCCCTCGCGCTATTCGCCGACCGCCGATGCCGATGCAGCGGTCCGCCGCGCCGGGATCGTGCTCAGGACCATGGCCGCCAACGGTTATATCACCGAAGGCCAGGCCGGCGCGGTCGATATCGATACGGTCGATATCAAGGAAGACGCGGGCGGCAATGCGGTGCGCTATTTCACCGACTGGGTGCTGCCGCAGCTCGATGTCCTGATCCCCGTCACCTACGAACCGATCGAGGTCTGGACCACGCTCGATCCGGCGCTGCAGGAGACTGCGAGCAAGGCGCTCAACGCGCATGCGCCCGACGGCGCGCAGGGGGCGCTCGTCAGCATGGATCGCGACGGCGCGATCCTCGCCATGGTGGGCGGCAAGGATTACGTCGACAGCAATTACAACCGCGCCACCCAGGCGTTGCGCCAGCCCGGCTCGGCGTGGAAGCTGTTCGTCTACCTCGCCGCGCTCGAAGCCGGCTATACCCCTGATGACCGGGTGGTCGACGAGAAGATCACCATCGACGGCTGGACCCCGCGCAATTCGAACGGCAGCTATTCGGGCGAGATGGATGTCCGCGCCGCCTTCGCCTACTCGAAAAACACCGTCGCGGCCAAGCTCGGCTACGAAGTCGGCTTCAGCACGGTGGCCAACATGGCGCGCCGCTTCGGAATTTCGACGCCGATCAATACCTTGCCAGCCATGGTTCTCGGCACATCGGAAGTCCGCGTACTCGACATGACGCGTGCCTTTGCCGGGATTTCGGCGAGGGGCCGATCGGTTGAGCCCTATGGCATCGTCAGGGTGCGAAGCTCGAGCGGGGAGACGCTGTACGAGCATCGCCCCGCGCGCCAGCAGCAGCTCGTGCCCGATTACGTCGCCGCCGGAATCACCGACCTGCTCCAGACCACGGTCAATATAGGCTCGGGCCGTGCCGCCAATATCGGGCGTCCGGTGGCCGGCAAGACCGGGACGACGTCGTCGAACAAGGATGGCTGGTTCGTCGGTTTCTCGAGCGGGGTGACGACCGGCGTATGGATGGGCCGCGACGATGCCAAGGCGGTGCGCGGTCTCGCCGGCGGTGCGGCACCCGCGCGTGCCTTCGCCGAATTCATGCGCCAAGCGGTGGCCAAGCGCCCGGTCGAACAATTCGACACCGACCTGAGTCTGCCCGAATGGCAGCTCGAGCCCGACGAGGAGGATCCTTATGGCGATCCGGGCGACTATTACTATGTCGACGAGAACGGCAACATCATCGATCCAAACGAGGTCGATGACTTCTTCAATCGCGGGGAGCGTCGTCCCGAAGGCATCGAAACGCCCGAAGGTGGCCGCGAAAGCCCGCCGCCTGCGGTCGATCCCGATTTTCTCGACCGGGCGATCAACGGACCACGGCCGACTGCCCCGCAGCAACGGGAGACGCCGCCCCGCGATGCGCCGCCGCCCAAGCAGCGACCGGCTCCTTCGCCCGAACCCAGCCCGCGCACGACCTCGCGTCCGGTGACCCAGCCGATCGACTGA
- the hflK gene encoding protease modulator HflK: MNGFTRLVKNGGLWMAGKRNSPWGAGRGGKAGNGNDSGDGSGPRPDPTPPPGSSGPRNPWLPPESGSSGNGNVENIFARGRGRGGGGGGGNFRMPQRPGGKSWFPVAVVAIVALGLGATMFHVVDAEEQGVVKTLGNYTRTLEPGFNISAPWPIETVDIVNVDGVRAIDIPTSDQQAKLILTGDQNLVDLSYVVRWNIQNLENFKFELVEPIETVSEVAEAAMRASVAEKTLDETFSGQGRAEIELAVRERMQRVLDGYAAGINILGVEIDKADPPGEVVDAFRDVSVAEQNADAARNQARGYAQQVLAQAEGEAEAFNKVYEQYRLAPEVTRQRLYYETMERVLRQTDKTIVEPGNVTTYLPLPEIRKRAQQAPSQGSSATVTAPTKGGQ; encoded by the coding sequence ATGAACGGATTCACCCGGTTGGTAAAGAACGGCGGCCTGTGGATGGCTGGCAAGCGCAATAGCCCGTGGGGCGCAGGTCGTGGAGGCAAGGCCGGCAACGGCAATGACTCTGGCGACGGGTCCGGCCCGCGGCCCGATCCCACGCCCCCACCCGGCTCTTCGGGGCCGCGCAATCCGTGGCTTCCGCCCGAAAGCGGAAGCAGCGGCAATGGCAATGTCGAAAACATCTTCGCGCGCGGTCGTGGACGTGGCGGCGGTGGTGGCGGCGGAAATTTCCGCATGCCGCAGCGCCCCGGCGGCAAGAGCTGGTTCCCGGTAGCGGTCGTCGCGATCGTGGCTCTCGGCCTTGGCGCGACGATGTTCCATGTCGTCGATGCCGAGGAACAGGGCGTGGTCAAGACGCTAGGCAATTACACCCGCACACTCGAGCCGGGCTTCAACATCTCGGCTCCGTGGCCGATCGAAACGGTCGACATCGTCAATGTGGACGGGGTACGCGCGATCGACATCCCCACCAGCGACCAGCAGGCCAAGCTGATCCTGACCGGTGACCAGAATCTCGTCGACCTCAGCTATGTCGTGCGTTGGAACATCCAGAATCTCGAGAACTTCAAGTTCGAGCTGGTCGAGCCGATCGAAACCGTCAGCGAAGTGGCCGAAGCCGCAATGCGCGCCTCGGTGGCCGAAAAAACGCTCGACGAGACCTTCTCGGGCCAGGGCCGCGCCGAAATCGAACTTGCCGTGCGCGAACGCATGCAGCGGGTGCTCGACGGCTACGCCGCAGGCATCAACATCCTCGGCGTAGAAATCGACAAGGCCGACCCGCCGGGCGAGGTGGTCGATGCCTTCCGCGACGTTTCGGTGGCCGAACAGAACGCCGATGCGGCACGCAACCAGGCGCGCGGTTACGCGCAGCAGGTTCTCGCCCAGGCCGAAGGTGAGGCCGAAGCCTTCAACAAGGTCTACGAACAGTATCGCCTGGCGCCCGAAGTGACCCGACAGCGTCTCTATTACGAAACCATGGAGCGCGTGTTGCGCCAGACCGACAAGACCATCGTCGAGCCGGGGAATGTAACGACCTATCTCCCGTTGCCGGAGATTCGTAAGCGCGCACAACAGGCGCCATCGCAGGGATCGTCCGCCACGGTCACCGCACCGACCAAGGGAGGCCAGTAA
- the hflC gene encoding protease modulator HflC — MGSFFASRRGLVIGLAIAVVLFFLSAFVVPEEEQAVVLRAGEPVGTVNTTTGDTNAGLYFRVPIIDQVRRVEKRLLDLEMNDEEVLSNDQQRLLVNAYARFRIVDPVRMVERAGSTDGVRAALEPILNSVLRQELGRRTFQAMLTAERGAALANVRANLDRQARQYGAEVIDVQIKRTDLPQGAPLESAFQRMETDREREARTIRAQGSRDARIIRAEADAESARIYAEAFGKDASFYDFYRAMQSYDATFAKENGNGAESSIILSPDNEYLRQFRGRR, encoded by the coding sequence ATGGGCAGTTTCTTCGCCAGTCGCCGCGGCCTCGTCATCGGGCTCGCGATCGCCGTCGTCCTGTTCTTCCTCAGCGCCTTCGTGGTGCCCGAAGAGGAACAGGCCGTCGTCCTGCGCGCCGGTGAACCGGTCGGCACGGTCAACACGACCACCGGCGACACCAATGCCGGGCTCTATTTCCGCGTGCCGATCATCGATCAGGTCCGACGGGTCGAAAAGCGCCTGCTCGACCTCGAAATGAACGACGAGGAAGTGCTTTCGAACGACCAGCAGCGCCTGCTCGTCAACGCCTATGCGCGATTCCGGATCGTCGACCCGGTTCGCATGGTCGAACGTGCGGGATCGACCGACGGCGTCCGCGCCGCGCTCGAGCCGATCCTCAATTCGGTGCTGCGCCAGGAACTCGGCCGTCGCACCTTCCAGGCGATGCTGACCGCAGAACGCGGTGCCGCGCTCGCCAATGTCCGTGCCAATCTCGATCGTCAGGCCCGCCAATACGGCGCCGAAGTGATCGACGTGCAGATCAAGCGCACCGATCTGCCGCAGGGCGCTCCGCTCGAATCCGCCTTCCAGCGGATGGAAACCGATCGCGAACGCGAAGCACGCACGATCCGTGCGCAGGGGTCTCGCGATGCGCGGATCATCCGCGCCGAAGCGGATGCCGAAAGTGCGCGGATCTATGCCGAAGCCTTTGGCAAAGACGCCTCCTTCTACGATTTCTACCGCGCGATGCAGAGCTACGATGCGACCTTCGCGAAGGAAAACGGGAACGGAGCCGAGTCGTCGATCATCCTGTCGCCTGACAACGAATATCTGCGTCAATTCCGCGGACGACGTTAG